The following are encoded in a window of Bacillota bacterium genomic DNA:
- the rpsB gene encoding 30S ribosomal protein S2, which yields MAVVTMKQLLEAGVHFGHQTRRWNPKMRQYIFTERNGIYIIDLQKTVKLVDQAYSFVRDLAFQGGRLMFIGTKKQAQESIAEEAARCGQFFVNERWLGGMLTNFQTIKGRVQRLVELDDFLDRDKSGGLPKKELASLGRERAKLAKYFSGIKGMKDLPDAVFVVDPRKEKIAVAEARRLKIPIIGIVDTNCDPDEIDYIIPGNDDAIRAVRLLSAKMAEAVLEGRQGVQVAQE from the coding sequence ATGGCCGTTGTAACAATGAAGCAGCTCCTTGAGGCCGGGGTCCACTTCGGCCACCAGACGAGGCGCTGGAACCCCAAGATGCGCCAGTACATCTTCACCGAGAGGAACGGCATCTACATCATTGACCTGCAGAAGACCGTCAAGCTGGTGGATCAGGCCTACTCCTTCGTCCGGGACCTGGCGTTCCAGGGTGGGCGCCTCATGTTCATCGGCACGAAGAAGCAGGCGCAGGAATCCATTGCAGAGGAGGCCGCCAGGTGCGGCCAGTTCTTCGTGAACGAGCGCTGGCTGGGCGGTATGCTCACCAACTTCCAGACAATAAAGGGTCGCGTCCAGCGCCTGGTTGAGTTGGATGACTTCCTGGATCGTGACAAGAGCGGTGGCCTGCCCAAGAAGGAACTGGCCTCCCTGGGCCGGGAGAGGGCGAAACTGGCCAAGTACTTCTCGGGCATCAAGGGCATGAAGGACTTGCCCGACGCCGTCTTCGTGGTGGACCCCAGGAAAGAGAAGATTGCTGTGGCTGAGGCCCGGCGGCTCAAGATACCCATAATTGGAATTGTCGACACCAACTGTGACCCCGACGAGATAGACTACATCATCCCGGGCAATGACGATGCGATTCGTGCAGTGCGCCTCCTCAGCGCCAAGATGGCCGAGGCCGTGCTGGAAGGCAGGCAGGGAGTGCAGGTCGCCCAGGAGTAG
- the tsf gene encoding translation elongation factor Ts: MVDAKAVKELRELSGAGMMDCKKALIETDGDMAKAVEFLREKGLALAAKKSGRKAQEGVVEAYVHGGGRIGVLVEVNCETDFVARTPEFKELAHELAMQVAAMNPSYLAREDIPQEVVDKERSILVAQAREEGKPDKILDKVVEGRLEKFFEQACLLEQPYMRDGSKTVQALVNESIAQLGENIMVRRFVRFETGQAD; encoded by the coding sequence ATGGTAGACGCCAAGGCCGTCAAGGAATTGAGGGAGTTGTCCGGCGCTGGCATGATGGACTGCAAGAAGGCCTTGATCGAAACGGATGGTGACATGGCCAAGGCCGTGGAGTTCCTCAGAGAGAAGGGCCTCGCCCTAGCCGCGAAGAAGAGCGGCCGTAAGGCCCAGGAGGGCGTTGTTGAAGCCTACGTCCACGGAGGGGGGCGCATAGGGGTCCTGGTTGAGGTGAATTGCGAGACTGACTTCGTTGCCAGGACACCCGAGTTCAAGGAGCTCGCCCACGAGCTGGCCATGCAGGTGGCTGCCATGAACCCCAGCTATCTTGCCAGGGAGGATATTCCCCAGGAAGTCGTTGACAAGGAGAGAAGCATCCTGGTCGCCCAGGCCAGGGAAGAGGGCAAACCCGACAAGATCCTGGACAAAGTGGTGGAGGGACGGCTGGAGAAGTTCTTCGAGCAGGCCTGCCTTCTAGAGCAGCCCTACATGAGAGATGGGAGCAAGACTGTCCAGGCGCTAGTTAATGAGAGCATAGCACAGCTGGGAGAGAACATCATGGTGAGGCGGTTTGTGCGTTTCGAGACAGGCCAGGCAGACTGA
- the pyrH gene encoding UMP kinase — translation MERPRFRRIILKISGEALSGSRGYGISPETVSKIACQVKEIAALGVQAGIVVGGGNIWRGAVGSAKGMDRATADYMGMLATVINSMALQDALEKQGVDTRLQTAIEMKEIAEPYIRRRAIRHLEKGRVVIFAAGTGNPYFSTDTTAALRAAEIEAEVILMAKRGTDGIYDSDPNLNPQARRFQELEYLDILNMGLTVMDSTATSLCMDNGIPLIVFDLDVEGNIRRAVMGEAIGTFVGGDLYDKGDP, via the coding sequence GTGGAACGCCCGAGGTTCAGGCGGATCATCCTGAAGATATCGGGGGAGGCCCTCTCGGGCTCCCGAGGCTACGGGATAAGCCCAGAGACCGTGTCGAAGATAGCCTGCCAGGTTAAGGAAATAGCGGCTCTGGGGGTTCAGGCGGGCATTGTGGTTGGGGGCGGCAACATATGGAGGGGTGCTGTGGGAAGCGCCAAGGGGATGGACAGGGCCACCGCTGACTACATGGGCATGCTCGCTACCGTGATCAATTCCATGGCTCTTCAGGATGCCCTGGAGAAACAGGGCGTAGACACAAGGCTGCAGACGGCCATAGAGATGAAAGAGATCGCTGAGCCCTACATACGGCGGCGAGCCATAAGGCACCTTGAGAAGGGACGCGTGGTGATCTTCGCTGCGGGAACGGGTAACCCATACTTCTCCACCGACACTACCGCAGCGCTCAGGGCTGCGGAGATAGAGGCTGAGGTAATCCTCATGGCCAAGAGGGGCACCGACGGCATCTACGATTCTGATCCCAACCTTAACCCTCAGGCTCGTCGTTTCCAGGAGCTAGAGTACCTTGACATCCTGAACATGGGCCTTACCGTTATGGATTCCACAGCCACTTCCCTGTGCATGGACAACGGGATACCCTTGATCGTTTTCGACCTTGACGTCGAGGGCAATATCCGCAGGGCGGTCATGGGCGAGGCCATCGGCACCTTTGTGGGGGGGGATCTGTATGATAAGGGAGATCCTTGA